From the genome of Rhodohalobacter sp. SW132, one region includes:
- a CDS encoding regulatory protein RecX translates to MSPDPDNPSEQQKREQILSKLPLVISSVSPQKKNPDRFSLYHEKTFLIGVSSQSMLDFQINKGIKLTRTLFMQIIDSEEYQSAKDRAYRLLSGRDHGAEELRRKLIKKGFSPESTRRVIDEFSDKNLLNEQTYAKKFAADKFQLRQWGPKKIEAALYNKGVPKNVIQDVIQNLKADIDQKDACLELALKRRKHFLREPDIYKRKQKIFRYLAGKGYSPDSIQRSLPKIIEQLNA, encoded by the coding sequence ATGAGTCCTGATCCGGACAACCCATCTGAACAGCAAAAGAGGGAGCAGATTTTATCGAAGCTCCCTCTTGTTATTTCCTCTGTCTCTCCTCAAAAAAAGAACCCCGACCGCTTCTCTCTCTACCACGAAAAAACATTTTTGATCGGTGTATCTTCTCAGTCAATGCTCGATTTTCAAATAAATAAAGGCATAAAGCTGACGAGAACGCTTTTCATGCAAATTATCGATTCGGAGGAGTATCAAAGTGCGAAAGACCGGGCGTATCGTCTGCTGTCCGGCAGGGATCACGGGGCAGAAGAGTTACGGCGAAAATTAATCAAGAAAGGATTTTCACCCGAAAGTACCCGCCGGGTAATCGATGAGTTTTCTGATAAAAATCTTCTGAATGAACAGACGTATGCAAAGAAGTTTGCCGCCGATAAATTTCAGCTTCGCCAGTGGGGCCCCAAAAAAATTGAAGCTGCGCTCTACAATAAAGGTGTCCCGAAAAACGTGATTCAGGATGTGATACAAAATTTGAAAGCGGATATCGATCAAAAAGATGCCTGTTTAGAACTCGCCCTGAAACGCCGAAAACATTTTCTGAGAGAACCTGACATCTACAAACGTAAACAGAAAATTTTTCGGTACCTTGCCGGAAAAGGGTATTCACCGGATTCCATCCAGCGGTCGCTACCAAAAATAATAGAGCAGCTAAATGCTTAA
- a CDS encoding AI-2E family transporter, giving the protein MLKNLTLDKVLKSIIGLTGLLLLGLIVYNYSNLIAYAVIAMLVSYMLDPIVNRLQAAGMNRTVGTTLTLATVILVIVWGSTSVIPIVANQMASLARQLDIENLRFIAEQIEMSIIGNFDFLPQGFLRDNIAVFSDNFFNMDQFSNIVGDVIGIFTNLFAAFLVIPFATFFFLKDGHKIRRDLLKLVPNKYFETILSLVDKIETRLGKYFRSVFVQCTLVGIVSWLALSVAGLNNAASVGIAIGVANSIPYFGPLIGYILSIVISIIETGDFSLVIPCIIAVLIAQILDNVVLQPLIFSKSADMHPVAILFIILIGAQTAGVLGMLIAIPIATIIKISINQISWSFNNYRIFRLDQTSPDQQTSANQSE; this is encoded by the coding sequence ATGCTTAAAAATCTTACGCTTGATAAAGTATTAAAGTCGATTATCGGTCTCACCGGACTGCTTTTGCTCGGTTTGATTGTATATAATTACAGCAATCTTATCGCATATGCGGTTATTGCCATGCTCGTGAGTTATATGCTCGACCCGATCGTAAACCGGCTTCAGGCGGCTGGGATGAACCGCACTGTTGGCACAACCCTTACGCTGGCAACTGTTATTCTTGTGATCGTATGGGGTTCAACTTCAGTGATTCCGATCGTTGCCAACCAGATGGCCAGTCTCGCACGTCAGCTCGATATAGAGAATCTTCGCTTTATCGCCGAACAGATTGAAATGAGCATCATCGGTAATTTCGATTTTCTGCCACAAGGTTTTTTGCGGGATAACATCGCGGTCTTTTCTGATAACTTTTTTAATATGGACCAGTTTTCGAACATTGTAGGTGATGTGATCGGGATTTTCACCAACCTGTTTGCCGCTTTCTTGGTTATTCCTTTTGCCACTTTTTTCTTTCTCAAAGACGGGCATAAAATCCGCCGGGATCTGCTGAAGCTCGTGCCCAACAAATATTTTGAGACTATCCTCAGCCTGGTCGACAAAATTGAAACACGCCTGGGAAAATATTTCAGGAGCGTATTTGTTCAGTGCACGCTTGTAGGGATTGTAAGCTGGCTTGCGCTCTCAGTAGCCGGCCTGAATAATGCGGCTTCTGTGGGTATTGCTATTGGCGTAGCCAACTCTATACCCTATTTCGGTCCGCTCATCGGTTATATTCTATCTATTGTTATTTCCATCATTGAAACGGGTGATTTTTCACTGGTCATTCCGTGTATCATAGCCGTACTTATTGCACAGATACTGGATAATGTGGTTTTGCAGCCGCTCATCTTCTCCAAATCAGCAGACATGCACCCGGTTGCGATTCTGTTTATCATACTCATAGGAGCTCAGACTGCCGGCGTCTTAGGCATGCTGATTGCGATTCCAATCGCTACAATCATCAAAATTTCTATCAATCAGATCTCCTGGAGTTTTAATAACTACAGAATATTCAGGTTGGATCAAACTTCACCGGATCAGCAAACTTCTGCAAATCAGTCTGAATAA
- the purN gene encoding phosphoribosylglycinamide formyltransferase, which produces MHKLLFFASGSGTNFQAVIDAVESGSLNTKIVGLITNREDAGAIHRAKDHNIPVEVIPFSNEDHYIPNLLKTVETYSPDLIVLAGYLKKIPDPLIETYRNRIINIHPSLLPKYGGKGFYGLNVHRAVIENRDPVSGCTVHFVNETYDDGAIIDQASVKVSGEDNPETLAKKILREEHKLLPESIKKILTQKHTQ; this is translated from the coding sequence GTGCACAAATTACTCTTTTTCGCTTCCGGCTCAGGTACCAATTTTCAGGCTGTAATTGATGCTGTAGAATCCGGATCACTGAATACCAAAATTGTGGGTTTAATTACAAACCGTGAAGATGCCGGGGCAATTCATCGTGCAAAAGATCACAATATTCCGGTTGAGGTGATTCCTTTTTCTAATGAAGATCACTACATACCGAATCTGCTAAAAACAGTAGAAACCTATTCCCCCGATCTGATTGTACTCGCCGGGTATCTCAAAAAAATTCCTGATCCTCTGATAGAAACGTATCGGAACAGAATCATCAATATCCATCCGTCACTGCTACCCAAATATGGCGGAAAAGGATTTTACGGACTGAATGTTCATCGCGCTGTTATTGAAAATCGTGATCCAGTAAGCGGTTGCACCGTCCATTTCGTTAACGAAACCTATGATGACGGTGCCATCATTGATCAGGCAAGTGTTAAAGTTTCCGGTGAAGATAATCCGGAAACACTTGCCAAAAAAATTCTCCGTGAAGAACACAAGCTTCTGCCGGAAAGCATCAAAAAAATACTAACACAAAAACATACCCAGTAA
- the purH gene encoding bifunctional phosphoribosylaminoimidazolecarboxamide formyltransferase/IMP cyclohydrolase, with protein MALKPLESLPETPLKIKRALLSVSDKTGITALAKSLHEQNVQLISTGGTAKAIRDAGIPVTDVSKITGFEECLDGRVKTLHPVIHGGILARTSHAPDREELERLNIKPIELVVVNLYPFAETVKKEGVTPAEATENIDIGGPTMIRAAAKNFAHVTVLTSPNQYKEFSEELEGSEGISFPSRRKFGREAFEHTAAYDTAISNFFSRIEDLEVPGQLSIAHQKSGDLRYGENPHQKAGVYGNQDQFIDCFHGKQLSYNNYLDVDAALKLMADFPETDTTIAIFKHTVPCGVGISDTLADAYKKAFSTDTVSPFGGIVCSNKTLDINTAREIDTIFTEIIMAPDFTEEARELLQQKKNRRLIQIKKWPDSTTEFAFRSIFGGALLQQENHLLIPDQKLTIPTKRKPTDSELKNLHFAWKVVKHIKSNGIVFANDLKTIGIGTGQTSRVDSSEIAILKAQKEGLSVQGSVVASDAFFPFADGVEAAAEAGATAIIQPGGSIRDEEVIKAADKHNLAMIFTGTRHFRH; from the coding sequence GTGGCCTTAAAACCTCTCGAATCTCTTCCCGAAACTCCGCTCAAAATTAAGCGTGCACTCCTTTCTGTTTCCGATAAAACCGGAATTACCGCTCTTGCCAAAAGCCTTCATGAGCAAAACGTTCAGCTGATCAGCACCGGGGGAACTGCAAAAGCGATTCGTGATGCCGGAATTCCCGTCACTGACGTTAGCAAGATAACCGGCTTTGAGGAGTGTCTTGATGGCCGGGTAAAAACGCTGCACCCGGTGATTCACGGCGGAATTTTGGCCAGAACCAGTCACGCTCCCGACCGTGAAGAACTGGAACGGCTGAATATCAAACCGATTGAATTGGTGGTTGTCAATCTCTATCCATTTGCAGAAACGGTAAAGAAAGAAGGGGTCACTCCTGCCGAAGCCACAGAAAATATTGACATTGGCGGGCCGACCATGATCCGTGCTGCAGCAAAAAACTTTGCCCACGTTACGGTGCTTACATCTCCGAATCAGTATAAAGAGTTTTCGGAAGAGCTTGAGGGTAGTGAAGGAATTTCTTTCCCTTCACGGCGCAAATTTGGCCGCGAAGCATTTGAACATACCGCCGCTTACGATACAGCCATCAGCAATTTTTTTAGTAGGATTGAAGATTTGGAAGTGCCGGGTCAGCTATCCATAGCCCATCAAAAGTCGGGAGATTTGCGTTATGGAGAAAATCCGCATCAAAAAGCAGGCGTATACGGAAACCAGGATCAATTCATAGACTGTTTTCACGGGAAGCAGCTCAGCTACAACAATTATTTGGATGTGGATGCAGCTCTGAAACTGATGGCCGATTTCCCTGAAACTGACACAACCATCGCTATATTCAAGCATACGGTTCCTTGCGGAGTTGGAATATCCGATACGCTTGCCGACGCGTACAAAAAAGCGTTCAGTACGGATACAGTGTCCCCTTTTGGCGGAATTGTGTGCAGCAACAAAACACTGGATATCAACACAGCCAGGGAAATTGATACGATTTTCACGGAAATCATCATGGCTCCGGATTTCACAGAGGAGGCGAGAGAGCTACTCCAACAGAAAAAAAACCGGCGTCTGATTCAAATCAAAAAGTGGCCGGATAGCACTACAGAATTTGCATTTCGATCCATTTTTGGCGGCGCGCTGCTGCAACAGGAGAACCATTTGTTAATCCCGGATCAAAAACTCACGATACCAACCAAGCGGAAACCTACAGACAGTGAACTGAAAAATCTTCACTTTGCCTGGAAAGTTGTGAAACATATTAAATCAAATGGCATTGTATTTGCTAACGATTTAAAGACGATCGGTATTGGAACAGGTCAAACGAGCCGGGTGGACAGTTCCGAAATTGCGATACTAAAAGCTCAGAAAGAAGGTCTTTCGGTTCAGGGATCTGTAGTTGCATCCGATGCTTTTTTCCCTTTTGCAGATGGCGTTGAAGCAGCAGCTGAGGCCGGAGCAACAGCAATTATTCAGCCCGGCGGCAGCATTCGCGATGAAGAAGTTATCAAAGCTGCCGATAAACATAACCTGGCGATGATCTTTACAGGAACACGCCATTTTCGTCATTAA
- a CDS encoding rod shape-determining protein has protein sequence MSDIYTQTKTKTSKDQRKKGLFDFLYTDIAIDLGTANTLIYAKDQGIVLNEPSIVALNNQNTPVATGHEARLMHEKTHRNIRTVRPLRDGVIADFEVAEQMIRGMINKVKVKWYSSTRQMVVCVPSGITEVERRAVRDSAEHAGAKEVYLVDEPMAAAIGIGLDVHEPVGNMIVDIGGGTTEIAVIALSGIVYAQSVRLGGDELNDDIINYFRRNHNLLIGERTAEKIKCEIGSAAPLDEELEMITKGRDLVNGVPRTRQVTSKDVREAISESVNTIVESITKSLEQTPPELSADILDRGIMLTGGGALLKNLDKLIMETTDLPVHIAEDPLTAVVRGTGSILEDLEYYKTVVS, from the coding sequence ATGTCCGACATTTATACCCAGACAAAAACCAAGACATCAAAAGACCAACGAAAAAAGGGGCTTTTTGATTTTCTATATACAGATATCGCCATAGATCTTGGAACTGCCAATACGCTTATCTACGCAAAAGACCAGGGCATCGTTTTAAATGAGCCTTCAATCGTTGCCCTCAACAACCAGAATACCCCGGTTGCAACCGGCCATGAAGCCCGGCTGATGCACGAAAAAACCCACCGTAACATCCGCACCGTGCGGCCGCTGCGTGATGGAGTCATAGCTGACTTTGAGGTTGCCGAGCAGATGATTCGCGGTATGATTAATAAAGTGAAAGTTAAATGGTACTCCTCTACTCGCCAGATGGTGGTTTGTGTTCCCAGCGGAATTACCGAGGTGGAACGACGTGCCGTGCGCGACAGTGCTGAACACGCAGGTGCAAAAGAAGTGTATCTTGTCGACGAACCGATGGCTGCAGCAATTGGTATTGGACTTGATGTTCATGAACCGGTAGGTAATATGATTGTTGATATCGGGGGCGGAACAACAGAAATTGCGGTTATAGCCCTCTCAGGAATTGTATATGCGCAGTCCGTCCGGCTTGGTGGTGATGAGCTTAATGACGATATCATCAATTATTTCAGACGCAATCACAACCTGTTGATTGGAGAGCGTACCGCTGAAAAAATTAAGTGCGAAATCGGAAGTGCAGCGCCCCTCGACGAAGAGCTTGAAATGATCACCAAAGGTCGCGACCTCGTAAACGGCGTACCGCGCACCCGCCAGGTAACTTCAAAAGATGTACGCGAAGCGATCTCCGAATCCGTTAACACTATTGTGGAGTCGATTACAAAATCGCTCGAGCAGACACCTCCCGAACTCTCCGCAGACATTCTCGATCGTGGAATTATGCTGACCGGTGGCGGTGCTCTCCTCAAAAATCTCGATAAACTGATCATGGAAACAACCGACCTTCCCGTTCATATCGCTGAAGATCCGCTCACAGCAGTGGTACGCGGAACCGGTTCAATTCTTGAAGATCTTGAGTATTACAAAACTGTGGTCTCCTAA
- the mreC gene encoding rod shape-determining protein MreC, with the protein MRRLSDAKDYILTAILLLLAIAMMINRHDGGLQNARIASITVLSYLEQPLSVIRVYRQALTTNTYLHRQNIQLQDELSRLRSVEEQNRILRDLLELRQNESNPVIPVRIVAKDLTGLNNTLTIDAGTDDGAKVGMPVINSDGLIGQIILANRNFSQVLPYSNSLFRVSANVAESRAYGIVSWPATMHNELVLNHIPQTIPVSEGDVVETSGFSNQFPGGIPIGEVTAIEPGDGIETQTIRLRAFADLYTAAEAFIVAFEPDSLIQELEIEQQELF; encoded by the coding sequence ATGCGACGCTTATCAGACGCGAAAGATTATATTCTGACAGCCATTTTGCTTCTGTTAGCCATCGCCATGATGATTAACAGGCATGATGGAGGTCTGCAAAATGCACGCATCGCATCTATTACCGTTCTCAGTTATCTCGAGCAGCCTCTGTCTGTTATCCGTGTCTATCGCCAGGCACTTACAACCAATACCTATCTGCACCGGCAAAATATTCAGCTTCAGGATGAGCTAAGCAGACTTCGATCAGTTGAAGAGCAAAATCGTATTCTAAGAGATCTGCTGGAATTACGTCAGAATGAATCAAACCCGGTAATTCCGGTACGAATCGTCGCAAAAGACCTCACCGGCCTGAATAATACTCTAACGATAGATGCCGGTACAGATGACGGCGCCAAAGTGGGAATGCCGGTAATAAATTCCGATGGCCTGATCGGACAGATTATTTTGGCAAATCGAAACTTTTCTCAGGTATTACCTTATTCAAATTCACTTTTCAGAGTAAGTGCCAATGTTGCAGAGTCAAGGGCCTATGGGATTGTATCATGGCCTGCCACAATGCATAATGAACTTGTATTGAACCATATTCCACAAACAATTCCGGTATCCGAGGGTGATGTGGTCGAAACCTCTGGATTTAGCAATCAATTTCCCGGTGGCATACCCATTGGTGAAGTGACTGCAATTGAACCGGGAGACGGTATTGAGACCCAAACAATTCGCCTGCGTGCCTTTGCAGATCTTTATACCGCTGCAGAAGCCTTCATAGTTGCTTTTGAGCCCGACAGTCTCATCCAGGAACTCGAAATTGAGCAGCAGGAGTTGTTTTGA
- the mreD gene encoding rod shape-determining protein MreD codes for MIRSDVVRFLLFGLGAVFIQVVLLRHLTIFNAQSDLVLIFVLWLCTKRSKTEAILITGFVAFFQDALTDLWGVNLFSKVLTVFILHNFLNRTSENSFLVWQIFLIIAGASLLHNLFFYIVSSLSGLYASEYVVVSLLIVSTLFTALLGGFLHLVRSR; via the coding sequence TTGATCCGATCAGATGTAGTGCGTTTCCTTCTGTTTGGACTGGGGGCTGTTTTCATTCAGGTGGTGCTGTTGCGGCATCTTACTATTTTTAATGCGCAATCCGACCTCGTGCTGATTTTTGTTTTGTGGCTGTGCACAAAGCGCTCAAAAACGGAGGCAATTTTAATTACCGGTTTTGTTGCTTTTTTCCAGGACGCACTCACTGATTTGTGGGGAGTAAATCTTTTTTCAAAAGTTCTTACTGTTTTTATACTACACAACTTTTTAAATCGTACATCAGAAAACAGTTTTCTGGTCTGGCAGATTTTTTTAATCATAGCCGGGGCATCATTATTGCATAATCTTTTCTTTTACATCGTTAGTTCTCTGTCGGGATTATACGCCAGTGAATATGTTGTGGTCAGCCTGCTGATCGTTAGCACTCTGTTCACCGCACTTCTCGGCGGGTTTCTACACCTCGTACGTTCAAGATAA
- the mrdA gene encoding penicillin-binding protein 2 yields MANRLQIQNVQAAVRILQGIIVIGLLITLGRVFQLQILDYEEYAPLSRQNSIRMNVVNPARGLILDRNGKIIVENQPIYSVTITPAKFKMENLDVLAELLDMEQELVLERITEAQRFSWHRTSRLFTEVPFETFSVIEENLWRLPGIGHQIESKRHYPLNFSASHILGYLREASPEDFVRDETLRLGDRVGKSGIEMVYDQHLRGEKGTHYLTVNAYGQALRSYDNGNLNNSPKKGADLITTIDADLQELAETLMTRMTGGLVAMDPNTGEILSIVSSPNYDLDRLAGKMDREYWASVNSDSLRPLFNRAISSRQPPGSTFKPFMGLYGLHTGLITPRTEIVSTGAYRRGRLYGDTADPGVYDLRKALALSSNYYFFWMMDEIATNGGLDDWAEKMRDFGMGPNNNIDLPFETRGIMPDTDYMERTFGDRYWGVGDLMSLGIGQGMISVSPLQMAVATSVLANGGYRVQPHIVKEVHHNDNTVNYTQPYKDKIEWIEPSYLSAVHEGMLDVVTEGSGRFYAQIPGITTAGKTGTSQNPHGNNHGWFIAYAPAENPQIAVAVLTENSGFGSISATPVASLLIEKYLTGEINRNHILDVVLNFTPRPSRTQTQVQNQTQQQAEEQIEESTGDVNLPEDGTDD; encoded by the coding sequence ATGGCAAACAGACTACAAATTCAAAATGTGCAGGCAGCTGTCCGAATATTGCAGGGTATTATTGTAATCGGACTGCTGATTACTCTCGGGCGGGTATTCCAGCTGCAGATTCTGGATTACGAAGAGTATGCTCCGTTAAGCCGTCAGAACAGCATCCGAATGAATGTTGTAAATCCCGCCAGAGGACTTATTCTCGACAGAAACGGCAAAATCATTGTAGAAAACCAGCCAATTTACTCTGTCACCATCACTCCGGCAAAGTTCAAGATGGAAAACCTGGATGTGCTGGCTGAACTGCTCGATATGGAACAGGAACTGGTTCTCGAAAGAATTACGGAAGCGCAGCGCTTTTCATGGCACCGAACATCACGGCTCTTTACCGAGGTTCCTTTTGAAACGTTTTCTGTCATTGAGGAAAATTTGTGGAGATTGCCCGGGATAGGTCATCAAATTGAAAGTAAAAGACATTATCCCCTGAATTTTTCAGCATCGCATATACTCGGCTATCTGCGAGAAGCTTCACCCGAGGATTTTGTTCGGGATGAAACACTCCGGCTCGGTGATCGAGTGGGTAAAAGTGGTATAGAGATGGTTTACGATCAGCATTTGCGCGGAGAAAAAGGAACCCATTATCTCACGGTAAATGCATACGGCCAGGCATTGCGCAGTTACGATAATGGCAACCTGAACAACTCTCCAAAAAAAGGTGCCGATCTGATTACAACCATCGATGCTGACCTTCAGGAGCTGGCCGAAACACTCATGACCCGAATGACCGGCGGCCTGGTTGCGATGGATCCGAATACGGGTGAAATTCTGTCGATTGTAAGTTCTCCAAACTATGACCTTGACCGCCTTGCGGGCAAAATGGATCGTGAATACTGGGCATCTGTAAACAGCGACTCACTCCGCCCGCTTTTTAACCGGGCCATTTCATCACGGCAACCTCCGGGTTCTACTTTTAAGCCGTTTATGGGACTTTACGGCCTGCACACCGGTCTCATCACACCAAGAACCGAGATTGTAAGCACCGGGGCATATCGTCGGGGACGACTTTACGGGGATACTGCCGATCCGGGCGTTTACGATCTGAGAAAAGCTCTGGCTTTATCCAGTAACTACTACTTTTTCTGGATGATGGATGAGATTGCAACAAACGGCGGGCTTGATGATTGGGCAGAAAAAATGAGAGATTTTGGAATGGGCCCAAATAATAATATTGACCTCCCCTTTGAAACCCGGGGCATTATGCCGGATACGGACTACATGGAACGTACTTTCGGTGATCGTTATTGGGGCGTGGGTGACCTGATGAGTCTTGGTATTGGCCAGGGAATGATTTCAGTCTCTCCCTTGCAGATGGCAGTAGCTACATCTGTTCTTGCCAATGGCGGCTACAGAGTTCAGCCCCATATCGTAAAAGAGGTTCATCATAACGATAATACGGTGAACTACACACAACCCTATAAAGATAAAATTGAATGGATTGAACCGTCGTATCTTTCCGCTGTTCACGAGGGAATGCTTGATGTAGTAACAGAAGGCAGCGGCCGATTTTATGCGCAAATACCCGGCATTACCACTGCAGGAAAAACCGGTACATCACAAAATCCGCACGGAAATAATCACGGTTGGTTTATCGCATACGCTCCTGCTGAAAATCCACAAATTGCCGTTGCTGTGTTGACCGAAAATTCAGGATTTGGCTCAATATCTGCAACCCCTGTAGCCTCTCTCCTCATTGAAAAGTACCTGACGGGTGAAATCAACAGAAATCACATACTCGATGTAGTCTTAAATTTCACCCCTCGCCCGTCACGAACTCAGACCCAGGTTCAAAATCAGACACAGCAACAGGCTGAAGAGCAGATTGAAGAAAGTACCGGGGATGTAAACCTACCGGAGGACGGTACAGATGATTAA
- a CDS encoding FtsW/RodA/SpoVE family cell cycle protein — protein sequence MINIKDFSWSVIFIWLAIAAIGLVAIYSATLGEVSQFLPAAIQNNFFRQSTWIGISIVALITTQFISPRAFQSLSYVIYAICLVLAIVTIFVGIEVGGGRRWLSIFGFRLQVSEFLKLATILAVANYLTHKRNMSVGNVKTAITTVGLILLPVAIIILQNDTGTALILLTLIPVVLFWSGLPYGLSLLMISPAIIGYFSVIGLTFGAIAALIITIFIFFLQRQKWLTVSAAILGLLVVVGTEVALQQILQPHQRARVEAFVNPSLDPHGAGWNVLQAKTAIGSGGLSGKGFMEGTQTQLRFLPEQWTDFVYCVVGEEFGFLGSSLLIILYGFLFLKLLSMAGAHKHPFAQLVLVCVTFIYFAHFIVNVGSATAMLPIMGVPLPFVSYGGSAFLANTLMLAVCLNLDLYKRSFSIYR from the coding sequence ATGATTAATATTAAGGATTTCAGCTGGTCTGTTATATTCATCTGGCTTGCAATAGCAGCTATTGGTCTTGTGGCAATCTACAGCGCCACCCTTGGCGAAGTTTCTCAATTTTTACCCGCTGCCATTCAGAATAATTTTTTCCGGCAGAGTACCTGGATTGGAATTTCTATTGTAGCCCTCATCACCACCCAGTTCATCTCACCCAGGGCTTTTCAAAGTTTATCCTACGTGATATATGCGATTTGCCTTGTTTTAGCAATCGTTACAATTTTTGTTGGGATTGAAGTTGGGGGCGGCCGTCGCTGGCTTTCCATATTCGGTTTCCGGCTACAGGTTAGTGAATTCCTGAAACTTGCGACTATCCTTGCCGTTGCTAATTACCTCACCCATAAACGAAATATGTCCGTTGGCAACGTGAAGACCGCAATCACAACCGTTGGATTAATCTTGCTGCCGGTAGCCATCATTATTTTGCAGAATGATACCGGAACCGCACTCATTTTACTCACGCTGATTCCAGTTGTACTGTTTTGGTCGGGCTTGCCATACGGTCTCTCACTGCTGATGATCTCACCAGCAATTATCGGCTATTTTTCTGTCATTGGATTAACGTTTGGTGCTATCGCTGCCCTTATTATCACCATTTTTATCTTTTTTCTTCAGCGCCAAAAATGGCTCACCGTATCAGCAGCAATACTTGGACTTCTTGTGGTTGTGGGTACCGAAGTAGCCCTTCAGCAAATTTTACAGCCTCACCAGCGCGCAAGAGTCGAAGCCTTTGTGAATCCGTCGCTTGATCCCCATGGCGCCGGATGGAATGTTCTTCAGGCAAAAACGGCGATCGGATCAGGCGGTTTAAGCGGGAAAGGATTTATGGAGGGAACGCAAACACAGCTCCGGTTTCTTCCGGAACAATGGACGGACTTTGTATACTGTGTAGTTGGCGAAGAATTTGGATTTCTCGGTTCATCACTGCTCATTATCCTCTACGGATTTCTATTCCTAAAGCTGCTTTCAATGGCCGGAGCTCACAAGCATCCTTTTGCCCAACTTGTTTTGGTATGCGTGACCTTTATCTATTTTGCCCACTTTATTGTAAATGTAGGCAGCGCCACGGCTATGCTGCCGATTATGGGAGTTCCGCTGCCGTTCGTGAGTTACGGAGGATCTGCATTTTTAGCCAATACGCTGATGCTTGCCGTCTGTCTGAATCTTGATCTTTATAAACGCTCTTTCAGTATATACCGGTAG
- a CDS encoding DUF1499 domain-containing protein, whose amino-acid sequence MKRGLAKILFYLSLLTTAVFILSGYGYQWGIWGLGTGFTLLRYSAYVAIGLLAIQTILFFFMKEIRIKTKAMVLTGFLLTLGVTAVGVYWQYKAQSVPPIHDITTDIDSPPEFVALIRLRADAPNPPEYNREESADAQREAYPNVQPLTLNTPKQEVIDEIVSLIGSRGWDMVSINRQDGRVEATEKLAWFGFKDDVVFRITETDSGTRVDMRSKSRIGRSDIGVNADRIDRFMRDLDNRID is encoded by the coding sequence ATGAAAAGGGGACTTGCTAAAATATTATTCTATCTCTCGCTGCTAACTACAGCTGTTTTTATCCTATCCGGATACGGGTATCAATGGGGTATTTGGGGGTTGGGCACAGGTTTTACGCTGCTTCGATACAGTGCGTATGTGGCGATTGGCCTGCTTGCCATACAAACGATTCTGTTTTTTTTCATGAAAGAGATCCGGATAAAAACGAAAGCGATGGTGCTAACCGGTTTTCTGCTGACGCTTGGCGTGACTGCAGTTGGTGTCTACTGGCAGTATAAAGCTCAGAGCGTGCCGCCGATTCACGATATTACTACAGATATCGATTCTCCGCCTGAATTTGTGGCTCTGATCAGGCTGCGGGCTGATGCTCCGAATCCACCGGAATACAACAGGGAAGAGTCGGCCGATGCCCAGCGTGAGGCGTATCCCAATGTACAACCGCTGACGCTGAACACTCCGAAGCAGGAAGTGATTGACGAGATCGTGAGCCTGATCGGTTCTCGCGGGTGGGATATGGTTAGTATCAACCGGCAGGATGGGCGTGTGGAAGCCACAGAAAAACTCGCCTGGTTTGGATTTAAAGATGATGTGGTATTTCGAATTACTGAAACCGACAGCGGTACACGCGTGGATATGCGTTCAAAATCGAGAATCGGGCGGAGTGACATCGGTGTAAATGCAGACCGTATCGATCGGTTTATGAGAGATCTGGATAACCGGATTGATTGA